One genomic window of Pseudomonas chlororaphis subsp. piscium includes the following:
- a CDS encoding RES family NAD+ phosphorylase has protein sequence MLTDPLAPSLHFWRLDQARHASTWNSGIGAEGSGGRWNPKGLQVVYASLDASTAILEVAVHKGFKALDCLPHTLTAARVLDPSKVHTVRPADIPNPNWLIPGTPSHSQQAFGASLLEQHPFVLIPSSVSRHSWNLLINPLLATGLYELVLQERFALDGRLSPPER, from the coding sequence ATGCTCACCGACCCCTTGGCCCCGTCCCTGCATTTCTGGCGTCTCGACCAGGCCCGGCATGCCTCGACCTGGAACAGCGGCATCGGCGCCGAAGGCAGCGGCGGCCGCTGGAACCCCAAGGGCCTGCAAGTGGTGTACGCCAGCCTGGACGCCTCGACCGCCATCCTTGAGGTGGCGGTGCACAAGGGCTTCAAGGCCCTCGACTGCCTGCCCCACACCCTGACCGCGGCCCGGGTGCTGGACCCCTCAAAGGTCCACACCGTCCGCCCCGCAGACATCCCCAACCCCAACTGGCTGATCCCCGGTACCCCCAGCCACAGCCAACAAGCCTTCGGCGCCAGCCTGCTGGAACAGCACCCCTTCGTGCTGATCCCCTCCAGCGTGTCGCGCCATAGCTGGAACCTGCTGATCAACCCACTGCTGGCCACGGGGTTGTATGAGCTGGTGTTGCAGGAGCGCTTCGCGCTGGATGGACGGTTGAGTCCGCCGGAGCGTTGA
- a CDS encoding pyocin S6 family toxin immunity protein, giving the protein MYLCITGFLPDEANDDSLQYELDVSSEFEQAVMEILGWQSLAAEADGELPLTKEQVRQVATAIKEALPDDLDMFIGVRTAASPLSR; this is encoded by the coding sequence ATGTACCTATGCATCACTGGCTTTCTACCTGACGAAGCTAATGATGATTCATTGCAATACGAGTTGGACGTCTCATCTGAATTTGAACAGGCCGTAATGGAAATATTGGGTTGGCAAAGCTTGGCGGCCGAAGCCGATGGCGAGCTGCCGCTCACCAAGGAGCAGGTCAGGCAAGTAGCAACGGCCATCAAAGAAGCCTTACCTGACGACCTTGATATGTTCATTGGGGTACGAACGGCAGCGTCACCGTTGAGTCGATAG
- a CDS encoding pyocin S6 family toxin immunity protein: protein MFLCIAGFFPDGHENEFVQFELDVAPEFNQAVLDLIGWSSLEDGVRHGVVALTATQVRQIESVLGQPIPSDLDICISVFA from the coding sequence ATGTTTTTATGTATCGCAGGCTTTTTCCCCGATGGTCACGAAAATGAATTTGTGCAATTTGAACTGGACGTAGCACCGGAATTCAATCAGGCCGTGCTTGATCTGATCGGCTGGAGTTCTCTCGAAGATGGCGTGAGACATGGCGTTGTAGCGTTAACCGCAACGCAAGTCAGGCAGATTGAGAGTGTGCTTGGGCAACCCATACCGAGTGATCTGGATATCTGTATTAGCGTTTTTGCCTAG
- a CDS encoding pyocin S6 family toxin immunity protein → MHLYLTGFLPDSFDDTSLKYELDVAPEFEQKVMDILGWESLAAEADGELPLTNEQASQIAAVIKESLPNHLDLFIGVVA, encoded by the coding sequence ATGCACCTGTACCTCACCGGCTTTTTACCCGATAGCTTTGACGACACATCATTAAAGTATGAGTTGGACGTTGCTCCAGAATTTGAACAGAAGGTCATGGATATCTTGGGTTGGGAAAGCCTCGCCGCAGAGGCTGATGGTGAGCTACCACTGACCAATGAGCAGGCCAGTCAGATAGCCGCAGTCATCAAAGAGTCCTTACCCAATCACCTCGATTTGTTTATCGGTGTGGTGGCGTAG
- a CDS encoding PAAR domain-containing protein translates to MAYVIREGDPTTTGGKVIAGSSTTIVEYRKVARITDPVWCPVCQSVGYIAEGHNTWLDNQQAIAVEGGAVQCGCPVGSNRLVATQSSVLSDNQPPVPVPTALVPQVVANTHQWAEAIRRGYSQNEFADSVPRDQVKGLAPIRETALSAPAQVSQQSVEPGFYIVQSPMSRAALEVVLFGQPDAALLEKFRRLNPQLTDTAKPGQMVVLSHPENHQCTREEALLMDAAEKVSAALDTLTAEEAAFMVQYRQQIESVLSYGSTSLGVATSAAGNHLDSIKRTLQEIESLHQTYFLRDGHLRSVQFFAERRTLFARLDTHLTTITKMSIAFPDHPDLKTALGISSRSLVHHWTRAGAVGQIPGYATHIEGVSKASKVLKYGGWVGIALGGGASYMKVQDVCSAGNKKACEKVKFTETGSFAVGVAGGIFSTSALTTASNTICAAVAVPTGGVGGVICGLVVVGGGSYLVSKSGASFGELVGEIIYEAGQ, encoded by the coding sequence ATGGCCTATGTCATCAGGGAAGGGGACCCGACCACGACGGGTGGGAAGGTTATCGCAGGTTCATCAACGACCATCGTTGAGTACCGCAAAGTTGCACGCATCACCGACCCCGTGTGGTGCCCGGTGTGCCAGTCAGTGGGTTATATCGCGGAAGGCCATAACACATGGCTGGATAACCAACAGGCTATCGCGGTAGAAGGGGGTGCTGTTCAGTGTGGCTGCCCTGTAGGTTCTAACCGTCTTGTCGCCACTCAGTCTTCTGTCCTCTCGGATAATCAGCCACCGGTTCCAGTTCCCACTGCCTTGGTACCGCAAGTTGTGGCGAATACCCACCAATGGGCCGAAGCGATCAGGCGGGGATACTCGCAAAACGAATTTGCAGATTCGGTGCCGCGCGATCAGGTGAAGGGACTGGCACCCATCAGAGAAACGGCGCTGTCAGCACCCGCTCAGGTGTCACAACAAAGCGTAGAGCCGGGCTTTTATATCGTTCAGTCTCCGATGAGCCGTGCAGCCCTCGAAGTGGTGCTTTTCGGTCAGCCCGACGCGGCCCTCCTGGAGAAATTTCGTCGGCTCAACCCCCAACTGACGGACACCGCCAAACCCGGCCAGATGGTGGTCCTCAGCCATCCCGAAAACCATCAGTGCACCCGTGAAGAAGCACTGCTGATGGACGCTGCGGAAAAGGTCAGCGCCGCGTTGGACACCCTCACGGCCGAGGAGGCGGCCTTTATGGTCCAGTACCGGCAGCAGATCGAGTCGGTGCTGTCTTATGGTTCAACCAGCCTGGGTGTTGCTACGTCAGCAGCCGGCAATCATCTGGACAGTATCAAAAGGACCTTGCAGGAAATCGAATCCCTCCATCAAACGTACTTCCTGCGGGATGGGCATCTACGCAGCGTCCAATTCTTTGCCGAAAGGCGAACGCTGTTTGCCCGGCTGGACACCCACCTGACGACCATCACGAAAATGAGCATTGCCTTTCCCGACCACCCTGATCTGAAAACGGCCTTGGGGATTTCAAGCCGTAGTTTGGTCCATCACTGGACCCGCGCAGGCGCGGTGGGTCAGATACCGGGTTACGCCACGCATATCGAGGGTGTCTCGAAGGCTTCCAAGGTGCTCAAGTATGGTGGCTGGGTAGGGATCGCTTTAGGGGGTGGCGCCTCTTATATGAAAGTTCAAGATGTTTGTTCTGCGGGGAATAAAAAGGCCTGTGAGAAAGTGAAGTTTACTGAGACGGGGAGTTTTGCAGTGGGAGTTGCTGGCGGAATATTTTCTACTTCGGCTTTGACTACTGCTTCAAACACTATCTGTGCCGCAGTGGCAGTGCCTACAGGCGGAGTCGGTGGTGTCATCTGTGGTCTGGTGGTGGTAGGTGGTGGTAGCTATTTGGTGAGTAAGAGCGGAGCGTCTTTCGGGGAACTTGTTGGGGAGATCATATATGAGGCTGGGCAGTGA
- a CDS encoding DUF3077 domain-containing protein: MSTSTPVKTLGFVTFGPCGDGDQTLFRVNADVPLHQALEHASTLLYYAKKLALDAAMEEQGERYAWAAHFLAEMGKAVIDDVGLGLREEEALQV, encoded by the coding sequence ATGAGCACCTCCACCCCAGTCAAAACCCTCGGCTTCGTCACTTTCGGCCCTTGCGGCGACGGCGATCAAACCCTGTTTCGCGTCAACGCCGACGTGCCTCTGCACCAAGCCCTGGAACACGCTTCGACCCTGCTGTACTACGCCAAGAAACTCGCCCTGGACGCTGCAATGGAAGAGCAGGGCGAGCGTTACGCCTGGGCCGCGCACTTTCTTGCGGAGATGGGCAAGGCGGTGATTGATGATGTGGGGTTGGGGCTGAGGGAAGAGGAGGCGTTGCAGGTTTAA
- a CDS encoding dihydrofolate reductase family protein, whose translation MRKLIVAAFTSLDNVIQAPGGPEEDTSGEFRFGGWIVPYADEAFGRAIQKLFSQPFDLLLGRRTYDIFAGYWPHIQAGSSNSAIADLFNRVPKHVATHSPNTLDWHNSHALQGNLADAIQALKQQDGANLLTQGSGELVRQLLAAGLVDELRLMIHPIVLGRGKRLFDDQAQASAFTLVNSTSTPGGVLIARYVRNGEVRTGRFEDSAGKANDA comes from the coding sequence ATGCGCAAGCTCATCGTTGCCGCTTTCACGAGTCTGGATAACGTCATTCAAGCGCCCGGCGGGCCTGAAGAAGACACCAGCGGCGAATTCCGCTTCGGTGGCTGGATAGTGCCCTACGCCGACGAAGCCTTCGGCCGGGCCATACAGAAGCTGTTCTCGCAGCCGTTCGACTTGCTGTTGGGGCGGCGCACCTACGACATATTCGCCGGGTATTGGCCACACATACAGGCCGGTTCAAGCAACAGCGCCATCGCCGACCTGTTCAACCGCGTACCCAAGCACGTGGCCACCCATAGTCCCAACACCCTTGATTGGCACAACAGCCATGCGCTGCAAGGAAACCTTGCCGACGCCATACAGGCCCTCAAACAGCAGGACGGCGCCAACCTGTTGACCCAGGGCAGCGGTGAACTGGTGCGCCAACTGCTGGCCGCCGGATTGGTGGACGAGCTTCGGCTGATGATCCATCCCATCGTATTGGGGCGCGGCAAGCGCTTGTTCGATGATCAGGCACAAGCTTCGGCTTTCACTTTGGTGAACTCGACTAGCACGCCTGGTGGGGTGCTGATTGCTCGCTACGTTCGTAATGGTGAGGTGCGCACAGGAAGGTTCGAAGATTCAGCAGGCAAAGCCAATGACGCCTGA
- a CDS encoding AlbA family DNA-binding domain-containing protein has product MFSFSPFNKSFSDLDAPDLASLKAVTEGWYVEYKQEVPKSESIAKSIAAMANSYGGWIFYGIKEESKENSVAGEFIGIDKSLADASLQKIRQAVTSAINPDCHYEAKAIFGPCSEISLDGAKCIICIAVPQSIEAPHVHSRGVIYRRIADGSEPVAETDRHMIEKMFQRSTKIVESFKKWIKRDPEFSKGESETPYLRLMISPNIWKMPRNEFGLNIDTIKNALNKTEGRVSSIPFDTFYTSATGIIARQCSTRDPTNAGLTWQFYRDLSSEVLIPLHWTKGSTTYLLAELYKYEQGQNFVQLLESSKIENTTVVNLSILYNLLMGLVEAQREIFSQAGWPQTFYIKAKLLNVWRITPFIDCEFYIEYLKRHGIPVSLTSDVISPPDFHPDTFFFVDNKEEASSDSFRMMLQTIWCFIPIAEAFGIPVTYLLQEQKKPSDIEREKPSILTQLSDTGIRAAKL; this is encoded by the coding sequence ATGTTCAGCTTCTCACCATTTAATAAAAGCTTTAGTGATTTAGATGCTCCAGACCTTGCATCACTCAAGGCCGTTACTGAAGGCTGGTACGTTGAATATAAACAAGAGGTTCCTAAATCTGAATCAATAGCTAAGTCAATTGCTGCAATGGCAAATAGCTATGGCGGATGGATTTTTTATGGAATAAAAGAAGAAAGTAAAGAGAACAGCGTTGCAGGTGAATTTATTGGAATAGATAAGAGTTTGGCAGATGCGTCGCTACAAAAGATAAGGCAAGCCGTAACCAGTGCGATCAATCCAGATTGCCATTATGAAGCAAAAGCAATATTCGGCCCTTGTAGTGAGATTAGCTTAGATGGGGCGAAGTGCATCATATGCATAGCTGTTCCACAAAGCATTGAAGCACCGCATGTACATAGCAGAGGAGTCATCTACAGGCGCATAGCTGACGGTTCTGAGCCAGTGGCTGAAACCGATCGCCACATGATTGAAAAAATGTTTCAGCGTTCAACAAAAATAGTCGAGTCATTTAAAAAATGGATAAAGAGAGACCCTGAGTTTTCAAAAGGAGAGTCTGAAACACCTTACTTGAGGCTAATGATTTCACCCAATATATGGAAAATGCCCCGCAACGAATTTGGTCTAAATATTGATACGATAAAGAACGCATTGAACAAAACTGAAGGTAGGGTATCCAGTATACCGTTTGACACGTTTTATACATCCGCAACTGGCATAATTGCCAGACAATGTTCGACAAGAGACCCCACCAACGCCGGCCTCACCTGGCAATTCTATAGAGACCTCAGTAGTGAGGTGCTAATCCCATTGCACTGGACCAAAGGAAGCACGACATATTTGCTAGCTGAGTTGTATAAATATGAACAAGGTCAGAATTTTGTCCAGCTTCTTGAAAGCTCAAAAATCGAGAATACTACAGTTGTGAATCTAAGTATTCTTTATAATTTACTTATGGGGCTAGTTGAAGCTCAGAGAGAGATTTTTTCTCAGGCAGGATGGCCGCAGACCTTCTATATCAAAGCCAAACTTTTGAATGTTTGGCGCATCACCCCGTTTATCGATTGCGAATTCTACATTGAATATCTTAAGAGGCACGGAATTCCTGTTTCTTTGACCAGCGACGTAATTTCCCCTCCCGATTTTCATCCAGACACCTTTTTCTTTGTCGATAATAAAGAGGAGGCTTCTTCCGACTCTTTCCGAATGATGCTTCAGACAATTTGGTGTTTTATTCCAATAGCTGAAGCCTTCGGCATCCCGGTGACCTATCTTCTTCAAGAACAAAAGAAGCCAAGCGATATCGAGCGGGAGAAACCATCCATTTTGACGCAGCTTTCGGACACAGGGATAAGAGCGGCGAAGCTTTAG
- a CDS encoding amidohydrolase family protein, whose product MKGKIVLEEHVSTELNNSLWDASGEATRNGRAYMADVERRLLDSDQRIADMDRHGIDLAILSLTSPGAQSLLDPRQAIAFAQRTNEQVTEQFVSRHPQRFKAFATVALQSPRAAADELERAVKDYGMVGALINGYTNIGNADTAQYLDEPPVWEFWERVAALNVPVYLHPREPLPSQRRIYEGYPSLVGSAWGFAHETATHAIRLMLSGLFDRYPNLTLILGHLAEGLPLMLPRLEHRLHMQREGEGLGNAKKPVSHYFSHNFYLTTAGHFHTKGLLDSISEIGVDRVLFSADYPYESMATASNWFDQALISENDREKIGRGNARRLFGLK is encoded by the coding sequence ATGAAAGGCAAAATCGTACTCGAGGAACACGTCAGCACCGAGCTGAACAACAGCCTGTGGGATGCTTCCGGCGAAGCCACGCGCAATGGCCGAGCCTATATGGCGGATGTGGAAAGGCGCCTGCTGGACAGCGACCAGCGCATCGCCGATATGGACCGTCATGGCATCGACCTCGCCATCCTGTCCCTCACCTCCCCCGGCGCCCAGTCGCTGCTCGATCCGCGCCAGGCCATCGCCTTCGCGCAACGCACCAACGAGCAGGTCACCGAGCAGTTCGTCTCCCGCCACCCGCAGCGCTTCAAGGCCTTCGCCACGGTGGCCCTGCAATCGCCCAGGGCGGCGGCCGATGAACTGGAACGTGCGGTAAAGGATTACGGCATGGTGGGGGCACTGATCAACGGCTACACCAACATCGGCAACGCCGATACCGCGCAGTACCTGGACGAACCGCCGGTATGGGAATTCTGGGAGCGAGTCGCGGCGCTCAACGTGCCGGTCTACCTGCACCCACGCGAACCGCTGCCAAGCCAGCGACGGATCTACGAGGGCTATCCGTCCCTGGTCGGCTCGGCCTGGGGCTTCGCCCACGAAACCGCCACCCACGCGATCCGCCTGATGCTCAGTGGCCTGTTCGACCGTTACCCCAACCTGACCCTCATCCTCGGCCACCTGGCCGAAGGCCTGCCGCTGATGCTGCCACGCCTGGAACACCGCCTGCACATGCAACGCGAAGGCGAAGGCCTGGGCAACGCCAAAAAACCGGTCAGCCACTACTTCAGCCACAACTTCTACCTGACCACCGCCGGCCACTTCCACACCAAGGGCCTGCTGGATTCCATCAGCGAAATTGGTGTCGATCGTGTGCTGTTTTCCGCGGACTATCCGTATGAAAGCATGGCGACGGCGAGTAACTGGTTTGATCAGGCGCTGATCAGTGAGAACGATAGGGAGAAAATTGGGCGGGGGAATGCGCGGAGGTTGTTTGGGTTGAAGTGA
- a CDS encoding aldehyde dehydrogenase family protein — protein sequence MTISNTVAKHWIDGAWVDSTEHRESIDPATSKVIGHYADGGGAEADAAIAAAVRAFNSDWTDDSALRARVLDELAVAFERNSEALVEQLALENGKIKPEAHFEVSMVPSKLRYYAALARTERGHSGTPRPDVLSIVLREPMGVAGIIVPWNSPVVLMVRSLAPALAAGTTVVIKMPAQTAQTNALIAKVMSEAPSLPRGVINLFTESGGEGSRRLIASPQVPVISFTGSSATGRAISAVGAQSLKRFGLELGGKTPHLVFDDADLDAALPVLEKALTVFAGQFCMTGSRLLVQRGIADQLRERLAARLQAVRVGPASDPRSDMGPLIDKANVQRVDQAVEAAIAAGAKVILRGGPATDGELANGAFYRPTLLEVSDSKLDIVQKETFGPVLTLQVFDSEAEGLALANDSEYGLAAAIWTRDTQRSLRVARKVQAGTVWINDWAKVYDEFEEGGYRQSGLGRLNGAAAIDDFIEYKHISLSTAGA from the coding sequence ATGACTATATCCAACACCGTTGCCAAACACTGGATCGACGGCGCCTGGGTCGATTCGACCGAACACCGTGAATCCATCGACCCGGCCACCTCCAAAGTCATCGGCCACTACGCCGATGGCGGCGGCGCCGAGGCCGATGCGGCCATCGCCGCGGCCGTGCGCGCCTTCAACAGTGACTGGACCGACGACAGCGCGTTGCGCGCCCGGGTCCTCGACGAACTGGCCGTCGCCTTCGAGCGCAACAGCGAGGCGCTGGTCGAGCAACTGGCGCTGGAGAACGGCAAGATCAAGCCCGAAGCCCACTTCGAAGTCAGCATGGTGCCGTCCAAGCTGCGCTACTACGCGGCCCTGGCCCGCACCGAACGCGGCCACAGCGGCACCCCGCGCCCCGACGTACTGTCCATCGTGCTGCGCGAGCCCATGGGCGTGGCCGGCATCATCGTGCCGTGGAACTCGCCGGTGGTGCTGATGGTGCGTTCGCTGGCACCGGCCCTGGCCGCCGGCACCACAGTGGTGATCAAGATGCCGGCACAGACCGCGCAGACCAACGCCCTGATCGCCAAGGTGATGTCCGAGGCACCTTCCCTGCCGCGCGGGGTGATCAACCTGTTCACCGAGTCCGGCGGCGAAGGCTCGCGTCGCCTGATCGCCTCGCCCCAAGTGCCGGTCATCAGCTTCACCGGTTCTTCCGCCACCGGTCGCGCGATTTCCGCGGTGGGCGCGCAGTCGCTCAAGCGCTTCGGCCTGGAACTGGGCGGCAAGACCCCGCACCTGGTGTTCGACGACGCCGACCTCGACGCCGCCCTGCCGGTCCTGGAAAAAGCCCTGACCGTGTTCGCCGGGCAGTTCTGCATGACCGGCTCGCGGCTGCTGGTGCAGCGCGGCATCGCCGACCAGTTGCGCGAGCGCCTGGCGGCGCGCCTGCAAGCGGTGCGGGTCGGCCCGGCATCCGACCCGCGCAGCGACATGGGCCCCTTGATCGACAAGGCCAACGTGCAGCGGGTCGACCAGGCCGTCGAGGCGGCAATTGCGGCAGGCGCCAAGGTCATCCTCCGCGGTGGCCCGGCCACGGACGGCGAGCTGGCCAACGGCGCCTTCTACCGCCCGACCCTGCTGGAAGTCAGCGACTCGAAGCTGGACATCGTGCAGAAGGAAACCTTCGGCCCGGTGCTGACCCTGCAAGTCTTCGACAGCGAAGCCGAGGGCCTGGCCCTGGCCAACGACAGCGAATACGGCCTGGCCGCCGCCATCTGGACCCGCGACACCCAGCGCTCGCTGCGCGTCGCCCGCAAGGTGCAGGCCGGCACCGTGTGGATCAACGACTGGGCCAAGGTCTACGACGAATTCGAGGAAGGCGGCTATCGCCAGTCCGGCCTGGGCCGCCTGAACGGCGCCGCGGCGATCGACGATTTCATCGAATACAAACACATCAGCCTGTCGACTGCCGGGGCATAG
- a CDS encoding GMC family oxidoreductase, with amino-acid sequence MSHHQPENPSRRKLLAQTVAGSATLAIGSMLGAGPAFAAAPQGANGKRDGSAGNPVDVLIIGGGSAGAVLARRLSERSERQVLLLEAGHVYGTRDYPKVIASSDSVGGDASSDWGYQTLPGYIGHPIHAIRGKVLGGSSAVNGAVAIRARKQDLVNWNLPGWSYEELLPSFKKLEKRNTGSAELHGHDGPLPVHQLTRNDITPMQQAFVDATVANGYRVVDDFDGPDANGVGPYPMNIVDGVRVNTGIAYLDNAVRARGNLQIRGDVLVDKVLFDGRRATGVRLASGEVIHAGEVILSAGTYGSAAILLRSGIGPRDHLASLSIPLVAALPVGQRIKDHPFYYNAYAARPELIGKQSPAIGAKLWTHSSTAKNGDLDLHITATHLFPHDQSPTKVGFVLAVALTRPLSVGSLKLASRDPAQAPLIDLNFLAQAEDRARLLEGVKLARKIGQTAPLKDLIHSELNPGAQASSDQQIEQSMLTTLDTYHHPTSSAPMGHAGDPGTVVDLEGRVHGVQGLRVVDASIFPDAISVATNVTTIATAEYIARRYS; translated from the coding sequence ATGAGTCACCACCAACCAGAAAACCCTTCGCGCCGCAAACTGCTGGCCCAGACAGTCGCCGGCTCGGCGACCCTGGCCATCGGTTCCATGCTGGGCGCCGGCCCCGCTTTCGCGGCAGCCCCGCAAGGCGCCAACGGCAAGCGCGACGGCAGTGCCGGCAACCCGGTCGACGTCCTGATCATCGGCGGCGGTTCCGCCGGCGCGGTCCTGGCCCGGCGCCTGAGCGAACGCAGCGAGCGCCAGGTGCTGCTGCTCGAAGCCGGCCACGTCTACGGCACCCGCGACTACCCGAAAGTGATCGCCAGCAGCGACAGCGTCGGTGGCGATGCCAGCAGCGACTGGGGCTACCAGACCTTGCCCGGCTACATCGGCCATCCGATCCACGCGATTCGCGGCAAGGTGCTGGGCGGCAGCTCGGCGGTCAACGGCGCGGTGGCGATCCGCGCACGCAAGCAGGACCTGGTCAACTGGAACCTGCCTGGCTGGTCCTATGAAGAATTGCTGCCGTCGTTCAAGAAGCTGGAAAAACGCAACACCGGCAGCGCCGAACTGCATGGTCACGACGGCCCCCTGCCGGTGCACCAACTGACCCGCAATGACATCACCCCCATGCAGCAAGCCTTCGTCGACGCCACCGTCGCCAACGGCTACCGCGTGGTCGACGACTTCGACGGCCCCGACGCCAACGGTGTCGGCCCCTACCCGATGAACATCGTCGACGGCGTGCGGGTCAACACCGGCATCGCCTACCTCGACAATGCCGTGCGGGCCCGCGGCAACCTGCAGATCCGCGGCGACGTGCTGGTGGACAAGGTGCTGTTCGACGGCCGCCGCGCCACCGGCGTGCGCCTGGCCAGCGGCGAAGTCATCCATGCGGGCGAAGTCATACTGTCCGCCGGCACCTACGGCAGCGCGGCCATTCTGCTGCGCTCCGGCATCGGCCCGCGCGACCACCTGGCGTCGCTGTCTATCCCCCTGGTCGCCGCCCTGCCCGTCGGCCAACGGATCAAGGATCACCCCTTCTACTACAACGCCTATGCCGCGCGCCCCGAGCTGATCGGCAAGCAGTCCCCGGCCATCGGCGCCAAGCTCTGGACCCACAGCTCCACGGCGAAAAATGGCGACCTCGACCTGCACATCACCGCCACCCACCTGTTCCCCCACGACCAGAGCCCGACCAAGGTCGGTTTTGTCCTGGCCGTGGCCCTGACCCGCCCGCTGTCGGTGGGCAGCCTGAAACTGGCCAGCCGCGACCCGGCCCAGGCGCCGCTGATCGACCTCAACTTCCTGGCCCAGGCTGAGGACCGCGCCCGCCTGCTGGAAGGGGTGAAGCTGGCGCGCAAGATCGGCCAGACCGCGCCGCTGAAGGACCTGATCCATTCGGAACTGAACCCGGGCGCCCAGGCCAGCAGTGACCAGCAGATCGAGCAGTCGATGCTGACCACCCTCGACACCTACCACCACCCCACCTCCAGCGCCCCGATGGGCCATGCCGGCGACCCCGGCACCGTGGTCGACCTGGAAGGCCGAGTACACGGCGTGCAGGGCCTGCGGGTGGTCGACGCGTCGATCTTCCCGGACGCCATCTCGGTCGCCACCAACGTCACCACCATTGCCACCGCCGAATACATCGCGCGCCGCTACAGCTGA
- a CDS encoding LysR family transcriptional regulator, with protein MNKFSDMSTFVAVVEAASFSEAGRRLGTTKSLVSQRMQQLEKRLGVVLLTRGRPLKLTEAGQLFYADCTRILLDLARAEESVQDRQASLGGTLRLAAPMAFTPRYLAPLLARFALQYPQLCVDMEAQDKVANLQDGHFDVAIRLGNLHDSCLVARPLTENRHLICASPDYLARQGTPEHPGNLQQHDGLIYYNREPNGMWSLPLDGAQHSFRVRVRMRTDSGHQLLEGALAGLGLAILPTFLAADALLDGRLVSVLDDYAPSGGHISAVYLKTLKTPPKVQALIQFLGEEIGRPAPWDAALIARGLLASGSSA; from the coding sequence GTGAATAAATTCTCGGACATGAGCACCTTCGTCGCCGTCGTCGAGGCGGCCAGTTTTTCCGAAGCCGGGCGACGCCTGGGGACCACCAAGTCGCTGGTCAGCCAACGCATGCAACAGCTGGAAAAGCGCCTGGGCGTGGTGTTGCTGACCCGTGGCCGGCCGCTGAAGCTGACCGAGGCCGGCCAGCTGTTCTACGCCGATTGCACGCGCATCCTGCTGGACCTGGCGCGCGCCGAAGAGTCGGTGCAGGACCGCCAGGCCAGCCTCGGCGGCACCCTGCGCCTGGCCGCGCCGATGGCCTTCACCCCGCGCTACCTGGCGCCGCTGCTGGCGCGCTTCGCCCTGCAATACCCGCAACTGTGCGTGGACATGGAAGCCCAGGACAAGGTCGCCAACCTGCAAGATGGCCACTTCGACGTCGCCATCCGCCTGGGCAACCTCCACGATTCCTGCCTGGTGGCACGGCCGCTGACCGAGAACCGCCACCTGATCTGCGCCAGCCCCGACTACCTGGCGCGCCAGGGCACTCCCGAACACCCCGGCAACCTGCAGCAGCACGACGGGCTGATCTACTACAACCGCGAGCCCAACGGCATGTGGAGCCTGCCGCTGGACGGCGCGCAGCACTCGTTCCGGGTCCGCGTGCGGATGCGCACCGACTCCGGGCATCAGTTGCTCGAAGGCGCGCTGGCCGGCCTGGGACTGGCGATTCTGCCAACCTTCCTGGCGGCCGACGCCCTGCTCGACGGCCGGCTGGTGTCGGTGCTGGACGACTATGCGCCGTCCGGCGGGCACATCTCGGCGGTGTACCTCAAGACCCTGAAAACCCCGCCCAAGGTCCAGGCGCTGATTCAATTTCTCGGCGAGGAAATCGGTCGCCCGGCGCCCTGGGACGCGGCTTTGATCGCTCGCGGGCTGCTGGCGAGCGGCTCCAGCGCCTGA